Proteins encoded together in one Equus asinus isolate D_3611 breed Donkey chromosome 12, EquAss-T2T_v2, whole genome shotgun sequence window:
- the LOC123290011 gene encoding basic proline-rich protein-like → MGRSQQQTSRSLALCPRRLEPRKGGAGAALGGGRGRTPPQANRPAPPLRRLPSGAAETSRPAEKPAPGPAPSGAALGGQAGLSVVRTEGSAPQAVSLSLARAGPTPHRRKGPPPGPAPSGDALGSGVRGLRVVRGGGLRTPTRLGCRSGSSPLCPPRSTHSCGRALTPADPRSPLRPPCSPHPCVSSPTAVSPSLLGPLPHSCPPRSPVHPRRSPVQPPRSLLRPLPHSCLPRLPLHPPRSLLRPLAHPCIPLAHSYIPLAHPVSPHSSLHPLRSPLRLLPHSCLPAHSSHKAGTLRLRPVALAAPSAGLLIPSSAWLTPAACPLGAHLLLGAHLTTRRVGFAVSTNSAA, encoded by the exons ATGGGTCGGTCCCAGCAACAA ACCTCCCGCAGCCTAGCCCTCTGTCCGCGGCGCCTGGAGCCCAGGAAGGGAGGGGCGGGCGCGGCCCTCGGAGGAGGCCGAGGCCGCACTCCGCCACAGGCCAACCGTCCTGCGCCGCCCCTCAGGAGGCTGCCCAGCGGAGCAGCCGAGACTTCGCGCCCGGCTGAAAAGCcggccccaggccccgccccttccgGTGCCGCTCTAGGAGGACAGGCCGGCCTCTCGGTGGTGCGCACGGAGGGCTCCGCCCCTCAGGCGGTTTCACTCAGCCTGGCCCGAGCCGGCCCGACCCCGCACCGCAGGAAGGGTCCGCCCCCAGGTCCCGCCCCTTCCGGTGACGCTCTAGGAAGCGGGGTCCGGGGCCTCCGGGTGGTGCGCGGTGGAGGGCTCCGGACTCCCACCCGGCTGGGGTGTCGCTCCGGCTCGTCTCCGCTGTGCCCCCCTCGCTCAACTCACTCCTGCGGCCGCGCCCTCACTCCTGCGGACCCTCGCTCCCCGCTGCGGCCCCCTTGCTCACCCCACCCCTGTGTCTCCTCACCCACCGCTGTGTCACCATCGCTCCTCGGCCCGCTCCCTCACTCCTGTCCCCCTCGCTCACCTGTGCATCCCCGTCGCTCACCTGTGCAACCCCCTCGCTCACTCCTGCGCCCCCTGCCTCACTCCTGTCTCCCTCGCTTACCCCTGCATCCCCCTCGCTCACTCCTGCGCCCCCTCGCTCATCCTTGCATCCCCCTTGCTCACTCCTACATCCCCCTCGCTCACCCTGTGTCTCCTCACTCATCCTTACATCCCCTTCGCTCACCCCTGCGCCTCCTCCCTCACTCCTGTCTCCCAGCTCACTCTTCACACAAAGCAGGCACGCTCCGCCTGCGTCCCGTTGCACTGGCAGCTCCCTCTGCCGGGCTGCTCATCCCCAGCTCTGCTTGGCTCACTCCCGCTGCCTGCCCGCTTGGAGCTCACCTCCTCCTTGGGGCCCACCTGACCACCCGGCGTGTTGGTTTCGCGGTTAGCACAAACTCAGCGGCTTAA
- the ZFP41 gene encoding zinc finger protein 41 homolog gives MEKPTGKKRKTQIPKEEGNVPKDTCEQEKMSGNRQPNKSSTLAKKHSKEPSLSPEEEEHIFDAFDASFKDDFEGVPVFIPFQRKKPHECSECGRIFKHKTDHIRHQRVHTGEKPFQCDQCGKTFRHSSDVTKHQRIHTGEKPFKCSECGKAFNCGSNLLKHQKTHTGEKPYECKECGKTFAYSSCLIRHRKRHPRKRH, from the coding sequence atggagaagccCACgggcaaaaaaaggaagacacagatcccaaaggaagaagggaatgtGCCAAAGGACACTTGCGAGCAAGAGAAAATGTCTGGGAACAGACAGCCCAACAAGAGCTCCACTTTGGCTAAAAAGCACAGTAAAGAGCCCAGCCTGAGTCCCGAAGAGGAAGAACATATATTTGATGCCTTCGATGCTTCATTTAAAGATGACTTTGAGggggttcctgtcttcatcccttttcagagaaagaaaccaCACGAATGCAGTGAATGCGGACGCATCTTTAAGCACAAGACAGATCACATTCGCCaccagagagttcacactggagagaagccctttcAGTGCGATCAGTGTGGGAAGACGTTCAGGCACAGTTCCGATGTCACTAAACACCAGAGGATCCACACTGGAGAAAAGCCCTTTAAATGCAGCGAATGCGGGAAAGCATTTAACTGCGGTTCGAATCTCCTAAAGCATCAGAAaacccacactggggagaagccgtatgaatgtaaggaatgtgggaagacGTTTGCCTACAGCTCGTGTCTTATTCGCCATCGGAAACGTCACCCACGGAAGAGGCACTGA